A genomic segment from Pseudomonas sessilinigenes encodes:
- a CDS encoding molybdenum cofactor biosynthesis F family protein, giving the protein MNLQPEWITVGALADGFAGDNHILPALDDLAGRHLTLHFDNGWQIEHRFGATTLSWNNIGETASEELAYRATSVRPGLYLVDFLKQDQGATHSVSLVLDLERQCFTAVLGQMPSREESRTDLFSRALAGGELTSVKAQFLHGAIDRPCTADTPRHAPTQELVGLRNQYVYSASEAYEHVYLNADFYSWQCLKGVEQGLADTDRCHYYKVAEQLYLFVWREKIVPTLGLVLIDLAAGRSDGKIFGYQGADFESFANFPVGALARVLNRTSHS; this is encoded by the coding sequence ATGAACCTGCAACCTGAATGGATCACCGTCGGCGCCCTGGCCGACGGGTTTGCCGGCGACAACCATATCCTCCCCGCCCTCGACGATTTGGCCGGACGCCACCTGACCCTGCACTTCGACAACGGCTGGCAGATCGAGCATCGCTTCGGCGCCACCACCCTGAGCTGGAACAACATCGGCGAAACCGCCAGCGAGGAACTGGCCTACCGCGCCACCTCCGTGCGCCCCGGCCTGTACCTGGTGGATTTTCTCAAGCAAGACCAGGGCGCCACCCATTCGGTGAGCCTGGTCCTGGACCTGGAGCGCCAGTGCTTCACCGCCGTCCTCGGGCAGATGCCCAGCCGTGAAGAATCCCGTACCGATCTGTTCAGCCGGGCCCTGGCCGGCGGCGAGCTGACCAGCGTCAAGGCGCAGTTCCTGCACGGCGCCATCGACCGCCCGTGCACTGCCGACACGCCACGGCACGCCCCCACCCAGGAACTGGTCGGCCTGCGCAACCAGTACGTCTACAGCGCCAGCGAGGCCTACGAACACGTCTACCTCAATGCCGATTTCTACAGCTGGCAGTGCCTCAAGGGCGTCGAGCAAGGGCTGGCGGACACCGACCGTTGCCACTACTACAAGGTCGCCGAGCAGCTGTACCTGTTCGTCTGGCGGGAAAAGATCGTCCCGACCCTGGGCCTGGTGCTGATCGACCTCGCAGCCGGGCGCAGCGACGGCAAGATCTTCGGCTACCAGGGCGCGGACTTCGAAAGCTTCGCCAACTTCCCGGTGGGCGCCCTGGCCCGGGTGCTCAATCGCACCAGCCATTCCTGA
- a CDS encoding helix-turn-helix transcriptional regulator, with amino-acid sequence MNAVAMPHELGQRCIAAFTRVVPATLCAFYRIDPQLQAQDFALYRMPEQMHQAYLQRYRRYDPLQPQLCAAAGRPVLSLHMGMARQDRHDTLVYQGFLQRHGVLDVVEILACDKQRPIAGLSLLRDASLGRFSNDELTTLQALQGLLEIAARAPCPEADPRLAGLTPREREIAWLLRDGADNKTIARRLDLGLPTVKTHLINLFRKVGAGNRTELVSTLFL; translated from the coding sequence ATGAACGCAGTCGCCATGCCCCATGAGCTGGGCCAACGCTGCATCGCTGCCTTCACCCGGGTAGTGCCCGCCACCCTCTGCGCCTTCTACCGCATCGACCCACAACTGCAAGCACAAGACTTCGCGCTGTACCGCATGCCCGAGCAAATGCACCAGGCCTACTTGCAACGCTATCGGCGCTACGACCCGCTGCAACCACAGTTGTGTGCGGCCGCCGGGCGCCCGGTGCTGTCGCTGCACATGGGCATGGCCCGCCAGGATCGTCACGACACCCTGGTGTACCAGGGCTTCCTGCAGCGCCACGGAGTGCTGGATGTGGTGGAGATCCTGGCCTGCGACAAACAGCGGCCCATCGCCGGGCTTTCGCTGCTGCGCGACGCCAGCCTGGGGCGCTTCAGCAACGATGAGCTGACCACCCTGCAAGCCTTGCAGGGGCTGCTGGAAATCGCCGCCCGGGCCCCGTGCCCCGAGGCCGACCCGCGCTTGGCCGGGCTGACGCCCCGCGAGCGGGAAATCGCCTGGCTGCTGCGCGACGGCGCGGACAACAAGACCATCGCCCGGCGCCTGGACCTGGGCCTGCCCACGGTCAAGACCCACCTGATCAACCTGTTCCGCAAGGTCGGCGCGGGCAACCGCACCGAACTGGTAAGCACGCTGTTCCTCTGA
- a CDS encoding aspartate aminotransferase family protein: MSQASHFWHPMLHPNEMKQREPIRIVRGDGCYVYDDQGRQLVDGVAGLWNVNVGHNRKEVKAAITAQLDELEYFQLFDGVSHPRAEELSRVLMNLLEPEDMRRVAFSSGGSDAIESALKLARQYWKLEGQADRTKFISLRQGYHGTHFGGASVNGNTVFRRNYEPLLPGCYHIDTPWLYRNPYSQDPEELGKICADLLEREIQFQSPDTVAAFIAEPIQGAGGVIVPPANYWPLIREVCDKYGVLLIADEVVTGFGRSGSMFGSRLWGVKPDIMCLAKGITSGYIPLGATVVNRRIEEAFEKNGNFTGAIMHGYTYAGHPVACAAALACLDIVVKEDLPANAAKMGDYLLAKLQPFVERFDSVGEVRGQGLMVALDLVADKSTREPIDPTSGYANQVAQIAREHGVMVRPVGTKIILSPPLVIQPAQVDVIVDALAQGLSQARR; encoded by the coding sequence GTGAGCCAAGCAAGCCATTTCTGGCATCCCATGCTGCACCCCAACGAGATGAAGCAACGTGAGCCGATCCGCATCGTGCGCGGCGATGGCTGCTATGTGTACGACGACCAGGGCCGTCAACTGGTGGATGGCGTGGCCGGGTTGTGGAACGTCAACGTTGGCCATAACCGCAAGGAAGTGAAGGCGGCCATCACCGCCCAGCTCGATGAGCTGGAGTACTTCCAGCTGTTCGATGGGGTCAGCCATCCTCGGGCCGAGGAACTGTCGCGGGTCTTGATGAACCTGCTGGAGCCTGAAGACATGCGCCGCGTGGCCTTCAGCTCGGGCGGCTCGGACGCCATCGAAAGCGCCCTGAAGCTGGCTCGCCAGTACTGGAAGCTCGAGGGCCAGGCCGATCGCACCAAGTTCATTTCCCTGCGCCAGGGCTACCATGGCACCCACTTCGGTGGTGCTTCGGTCAACGGCAACACGGTGTTCCGGCGCAACTACGAGCCGCTGCTGCCCGGCTGCTATCACATCGACACCCCCTGGCTGTACCGCAACCCCTACAGCCAGGACCCGGAAGAACTGGGCAAGATCTGCGCCGACCTGCTGGAGCGGGAAATCCAGTTCCAGAGCCCGGACACCGTGGCGGCCTTCATCGCCGAGCCGATCCAGGGCGCGGGCGGGGTCATCGTGCCGCCGGCCAACTACTGGCCATTGATCCGCGAGGTTTGCGACAAGTACGGCGTGCTGCTGATCGCCGACGAAGTGGTCACCGGCTTCGGCCGCAGCGGCTCGATGTTCGGCAGCCGCCTGTGGGGGGTCAAGCCCGACATCATGTGCCTGGCCAAGGGCATCACCTCGGGCTACATCCCCCTGGGCGCCACTGTGGTCAACCGGCGGATCGAGGAAGCGTTCGAGAAGAACGGCAACTTCACCGGCGCCATCATGCACGGCTACACCTACGCCGGGCATCCGGTGGCCTGCGCCGCGGCCCTGGCCTGCCTGGACATCGTGGTCAAGGAAGACCTGCCGGCCAACGCAGCGAAGATGGGCGACTACCTGCTGGCCAAGCTGCAGCCGTTCGTCGAACGCTTCGACAGCGTTGGCGAAGTGCGTGGCCAGGGCCTGATGGTGGCCCTGGACCTGGTGGCCGACAAGAGCACCCGCGAGCCCATCGACCCCACCAGCGGCTACGCCAACCAGGTGGCGCAGATCGCCCGGGAGCACGGGGTCATGGTGCGCCCGGTGGGCACCAAGATCATTCTCTCGCCGCCGCTGGTGATCCAGCCGGCGCAGGTGGATGTCATCGTCGACGCCCTCGCCCAGGGCCTGAGCCAGGCCCGGCGCTGA
- a CDS encoding aldehyde dehydrogenase family protein has translation MSVAIDPRVAAFIDSQHGLLIDGHSRPALSGARMPVHNPATGEQLTEVAMAAQADIDLAVGAARRAFEGEWKTLRPADRERLLLKLADVLEANGEELAQLETLNNGQSIHLARALEVGAAAEFTRYMAGWATKIEGKSLDVSIAAVPGAQYRAYTVPEPVGVVGAIVPWNFPLLMAIWKIVPALACGCTVVLKPADETPLTALRLGQLCLEAGIAPGVVNVVTGTGAGAGAALAAHPGIDKLAFTGSTQVGKLIGHAAVDNMTRFSLELGGKSPVIVLDDCDPDTAAAGASAAIFFNQGQVCTAGSRLYIQRGIYQQVLDRLVAIAGSLSIGPGLDEQAQINPLISAKQQRRVLQMVERGVEEGARVLCGGTPFGERGFYVRPTVVADVQAGQQLVREEIFGPVVVAMPFDTLEEVVALANDNQYGLGASIWSNDLGQVMRLIPQIKAGTVWVNTHNMLDPSMPFGGYKQSGIGREMGHAAIEAYTENKSVCIAY, from the coding sequence ATGAGCGTTGCCATCGACCCACGTGTCGCCGCATTCATAGACAGCCAGCACGGCCTGCTGATCGACGGTCATAGCCGCCCGGCGCTCTCCGGGGCGCGGATGCCGGTCCATAACCCGGCCACCGGCGAGCAATTGACCGAAGTGGCCATGGCCGCCCAGGCCGACATCGACCTGGCGGTGGGGGCCGCGCGCCGGGCCTTCGAGGGAGAGTGGAAGACGCTGCGTCCGGCCGACCGGGAACGCCTGCTGCTCAAGCTGGCGGATGTGCTGGAAGCCAATGGCGAGGAGCTGGCACAACTGGAAACCCTCAACAACGGCCAGTCGATCCACCTGGCCCGGGCCCTGGAAGTGGGCGCGGCGGCGGAGTTCACCCGCTACATGGCCGGTTGGGCGACCAAGATCGAGGGCAAGAGCCTGGATGTGTCCATTGCCGCAGTGCCCGGCGCGCAGTACCGGGCCTACACGGTGCCGGAGCCGGTGGGCGTGGTGGGGGCCATCGTGCCGTGGAACTTCCCGCTGCTGATGGCTATCTGGAAGATCGTCCCGGCCCTGGCCTGCGGTTGCACCGTGGTGCTCAAGCCGGCGGACGAGACCCCGCTCACCGCGCTGCGCCTGGGCCAGTTGTGCCTGGAGGCGGGCATCGCCCCCGGGGTGGTCAACGTAGTGACCGGCACTGGGGCCGGGGCCGGGGCGGCCTTGGCGGCCCATCCGGGCATCGACAAGCTGGCCTTCACCGGTTCGACCCAGGTGGGCAAGCTGATCGGTCATGCGGCGGTAGACAACATGACCCGATTTTCCCTGGAACTGGGTGGCAAATCGCCGGTGATCGTGCTCGATGACTGCGATCCGGACACCGCTGCCGCTGGCGCCAGTGCGGCGATCTTCTTCAACCAGGGCCAGGTTTGTACTGCTGGTTCGCGGCTGTACATCCAGCGCGGCATCTATCAGCAGGTGCTCGACCGGTTGGTGGCCATTGCCGGCTCGCTGAGCATCGGCCCGGGCCTGGACGAACAGGCGCAGATCAACCCGCTGATCTCGGCCAAGCAGCAGCGCCGGGTGCTGCAGATGGTCGAGCGCGGAGTCGAGGAGGGCGCGCGGGTGCTGTGTGGTGGTACGCCCTTTGGCGAGCGCGGCTTCTATGTCAGGCCCACGGTGGTGGCCGATGTGCAGGCCGGGCAGCAGCTGGTGCGCGAGGAAATCTTCGGCCCGGTGGTGGTCGCCATGCCTTTCGACACCCTGGAAGAGGTGGTGGCGCTGGCCAACGACAACCAGTACGGCCTGGGCGCGAGCATCTGGTCCAACGACCTGGGGCAGGTCATGCGACTGATCCCGCAGATCAAGGCCGGTACGGTCTGGGTCAACACCCACAACATGCTCGACCCCTCGATGCCCTTCGGTGGCTACAAGCAGTCCGGCATCGGTCGGGAAATGGGCCATGCGGCCATCGAGGCCTACACCGAGAACAAGTCGGTGTGCATCGCCTATTGA
- a CDS encoding APC family permease encodes MSLNDRLNRHLHQGVVGFPTALASAVGLIMASPVILTATTGFGIGGGAFAAAMVIALLMMLAQSTTFAEAACLLPTNGSVYDYLACGLGRFFAITGTLSAYLIVHVFAGTAETILSGVMALVNFESLNTLLEQSGSAWLVGVGLVLFFGLLNAVGITAFSRAEVILTFGMWSTLIIFGVMGVLKAPAVQLDGWFGASTVGTDLPTILSLVGMAMFMFVGCEFVTPLTPDVRKASRTIPRAMALGLVGVAVCMFIYGAAMKRQVANVALSEDGSVHLLETPMAIPHFAEQIMGPFGRIWLGIGLLFAGAATINTLMAGLPRILYGMAQDGALPKVFTYLHPRFKTPLLCIAVAVLIPCLHAWWLGGSTDSIMHLVLAAVCAWSTAYLLVTLSVVMLRIRRPDLPRPYKSPWFPLPQILSSVGILLGMWFITPPGMNPRDIYLPFGSMLGLTAIYALAWTLLVQKVNPFRPVPVEEVLEQALGMIPDEIPGTREGMGDESFKLATKSL; translated from the coding sequence ATGTCGCTCAACGACAGACTCAACCGGCACCTGCACCAGGGTGTCGTCGGTTTTCCCACGGCGCTGGCCAGTGCCGTGGGCCTGATCATGGCCAGCCCGGTGATCCTCACCGCCACCACCGGTTTCGGCATCGGCGGCGGGGCCTTCGCCGCGGCCATGGTGATCGCCCTGCTGATGATGCTGGCGCAGTCCACCACCTTCGCCGAGGCGGCCTGCCTGTTGCCCACCAACGGTTCGGTCTATGACTACCTGGCCTGCGGCCTGGGGCGTTTCTTCGCCATTACCGGCACCTTGTCGGCCTACCTGATCGTCCATGTGTTTGCCGGCACCGCGGAAACCATCCTCAGCGGGGTCATGGCCCTGGTCAATTTCGAGTCCCTCAATACCCTGCTGGAGCAGAGCGGCAGCGCCTGGCTGGTGGGGGTGGGGCTGGTGCTGTTCTTTGGTCTGCTCAACGCCGTAGGGATCACAGCCTTCAGCCGCGCCGAGGTGATCCTGACCTTCGGCATGTGGAGCACCCTGATCATCTTCGGCGTAATGGGCGTGCTCAAGGCTCCGGCGGTGCAGCTCGATGGCTGGTTCGGTGCTTCCACGGTGGGTACCGACCTGCCCACCATCCTGTCCCTGGTGGGCATGGCGATGTTCATGTTCGTCGGCTGCGAGTTCGTCACGCCCCTGACCCCGGACGTACGCAAGGCCTCGCGGACCATTCCCCGGGCCATGGCCCTGGGGTTGGTGGGGGTGGCGGTGTGCATGTTCATCTATGGCGCGGCGATGAAGCGCCAGGTGGCCAACGTCGCCCTGAGCGAGGACGGCAGCGTGCACCTGCTGGAGACACCCATGGCCATCCCGCATTTCGCCGAGCAGATCATGGGCCCGTTCGGGCGTATCTGGCTGGGGATCGGCCTGCTGTTCGCCGGTGCCGCCACTATCAATACGCTGATGGCCGGGTTGCCGCGCATCCTCTATGGCATGGCCCAGGACGGCGCCTTGCCGAAGGTATTCACCTACCTGCACCCACGCTTCAAGACGCCGTTGCTGTGCATCGCCGTGGCGGTGCTGATTCCTTGCCTGCACGCCTGGTGGCTGGGTGGCAGCACCGACAGCATCATGCACCTGGTGCTGGCGGCGGTTTGTGCCTGGAGCACGGCGTATCTGTTGGTCACGCTGTCGGTGGTGATGCTGCGCATTCGCCGGCCGGACCTGCCGCGACCCTACAAGTCGCCCTGGTTCCCACTGCCGCAGATCCTCTCTTCGGTGGGCATCCTGCTGGGCATGTGGTTCATCACTCCACCGGGGATGAACCCGAGGGACATCTACTTGCCGTTCGGCAGCATGCTGGGCCTGACGGCGATTTATGCCCTGGCCTGGACCCTGCTGGTGCAGAAGGTCAATCCGTTTCGCCCGGTGCCGGTGGAAGAGGTGCTGGAGCAGGCGTTGGGGATGATTCCAGACGAGATCCCTGGTACCCGGGAGGGCATGGGCGATGAATCTTTCAAGCTGGCGACAAAATCTCTTTGA
- a CDS encoding DUF3156 family protein → MNLSSWRQNLFEFWHRPPSGYRPGLTLNQLRRDLAGLEFDGQGMARGTFRCLQRGLAFEVAECPQAQFLMHIVACQWSMRVPCAGPGQARITLRHTGAIRRQGVAARLQVGDSADWAPLLQRLCRDRQLLEVLLPLDFKRLELCRDERGWQVTLEHFGASEVVNRLPGMRRYIRLNTEQREALLGSFSHLQRLLGGY, encoded by the coding sequence ATGAATCTTTCAAGCTGGCGACAAAATCTCTTTGAGTTCTGGCATCGGCCACCTTCGGGCTACCGCCCGGGACTGACCCTCAATCAGTTGCGGCGTGACCTTGCGGGGCTGGAGTTCGATGGGCAGGGCATGGCACGGGGGACTTTCCGTTGCCTGCAGCGCGGCCTGGCCTTCGAGGTGGCGGAGTGCCCCCAGGCCCAGTTCCTGATGCATATCGTGGCTTGCCAATGGTCCATGCGGGTGCCATGTGCCGGCCCGGGGCAGGCCCGAATCACCCTGCGCCATACCGGGGCGATCCGGCGCCAGGGGGTTGCCGCCCGGTTGCAGGTGGGCGATTCGGCCGACTGGGCGCCTCTTCTCCAGCGCCTGTGTCGGGATCGGCAGCTGCTTGAGGTGCTGCTGCCCCTGGATTTCAAGCGCCTGGAACTGTGTCGTGACGAGCGGGGCTGGCAGGTGACGCTGGAGCACTTCGGCGCCAGCGAGGTGGTCAACCGGCTACCGGGAATGCGTCGCTACATCCGTTTGAACACCGAGCAGCGCGAGGCGTTGCTGGGCAGTTTCAGCCATCTGCAACGCTTGTTGGGAGGCTACTGA
- the feaR gene encoding transcriptional regulator FeaR, translated as MLASHSFSSWVGALQGVCGRFDARPARNPALFIGEVGLQDYAGLEVAQIRTNAGLISRQSTTADHDDDRHCFLIVQRSGHARLSQDGESVELAPGDMALLDSAGACEIVPHGLIEHASFHLCREEVYRHLPAQQRKFGKLSQNCASGRLMRLLVEQICAGDLHGCAAQQEGLALQEALIALLGPTLRHTAGLAGLDEGLHGPCLGEQARQLIQQSLNEPSLTPVSLAGQLNISVRQLYRLFEEQGDSVCRFIQRSRLKRSAADLSNPHLRNESITDIAFKWGFTDSAHFSRTFKKHFEQSPRDFRARSLNA; from the coding sequence GTGCTTGCTTCGCATAGTTTCAGTTCCTGGGTCGGCGCCCTGCAGGGCGTCTGCGGTCGATTTGATGCCCGTCCGGCGCGCAATCCGGCGTTGTTCATTGGCGAGGTCGGATTGCAGGACTACGCCGGGCTGGAGGTGGCGCAGATCCGTACCAACGCCGGGCTGATCTCCCGGCAGAGCACCACGGCCGACCATGACGACGATCGCCATTGCTTCCTGATCGTCCAGCGCAGCGGCCATGCGCGCCTGAGCCAGGACGGCGAGAGCGTTGAGCTGGCCCCGGGCGACATGGCCTTGCTCGATTCCGCTGGTGCTTGCGAGATCGTGCCCCATGGCCTGATCGAGCATGCCTCGTTCCATTTGTGCCGGGAGGAGGTCTACCGGCACCTGCCGGCCCAGCAGCGCAAGTTCGGCAAGCTGTCGCAAAACTGCGCCAGTGGCCGGTTGATGCGCCTGCTGGTGGAGCAGATCTGTGCCGGCGACCTCCACGGCTGCGCGGCGCAGCAGGAAGGGCTGGCCTTGCAGGAAGCGCTGATCGCCTTGCTCGGCCCGACCTTGCGCCATACCGCAGGCCTTGCCGGCCTCGACGAGGGCCTGCATGGCCCATGTCTTGGGGAGCAGGCGCGGCAATTGATCCAGCAATCGCTCAACGAGCCGAGCCTGACCCCGGTGTCCCTGGCCGGGCAACTGAATATCTCGGTGCGCCAGTTGTACCGATTGTTCGAGGAGCAGGGCGACAGCGTCTGTCGTTTCATCCAGCGTTCACGGCTCAAGCGCAGTGCGGCGGATTTGAGCAACCCGCACCTGCGCAACGAATCGATCACCGATATCGCCTTCAAGTGGGGCTTTACCGATTCGGCGCATTTCAGCCGCACCTTCAAGAAACATTTCGAACAGTCGCCCCGGGATTTCCGTGCGCGTTCATTGAATGCCTGA
- a CDS encoding helix-turn-helix transcriptional regulator: protein MSNLFGEVGLHSSLGRALTLIGQPRFWKQLVLLLHQATPFDNALVMLYPHEGLPQVLEEYDAQPNSKPAPMVTYLSGMYLLDPFFQACREGYPSGLYRLEEVTPDHFRQSEYFLSYFHDNVLEDEVQFILQLPETGTLSLSLGSQRLFGNDEVGLLTTFAAWVLPLMQQHWQHTQAKPQVPAAVEMASQVRDALSQFGHAVLSERELEIARLILRGFSSKAMAERLKISPDTVKVHRRHLYAKLDISSQPELFSLFIQSLGHDLENP, encoded by the coding sequence TTGAGTAACCTGTTCGGGGAAGTCGGCCTGCATAGCAGCCTGGGACGAGCCCTCACGCTGATTGGCCAACCGCGATTCTGGAAGCAGCTGGTCCTGCTGCTGCATCAGGCCACGCCGTTCGACAACGCCCTGGTGATGCTCTACCCCCACGAAGGCCTGCCACAGGTTCTCGAGGAGTACGATGCCCAGCCCAACAGCAAGCCCGCCCCGATGGTCACCTACCTGAGTGGCATGTACCTGCTGGACCCGTTTTTCCAGGCCTGCCGCGAGGGCTACCCCAGCGGCCTGTATCGCCTGGAAGAAGTGACACCGGACCACTTCCGCCAGAGCGAGTACTTCCTCAGCTATTTCCACGACAACGTGCTGGAGGACGAAGTGCAGTTCATCCTGCAACTGCCTGAAACCGGCACCCTGTCCTTGTCCCTGGGTAGCCAGCGCCTATTCGGCAACGATGAAGTCGGCCTGCTCACCACCTTCGCCGCCTGGGTGCTACCGCTCATGCAGCAGCACTGGCAGCACACCCAGGCCAAACCCCAGGTGCCAGCCGCCGTCGAGATGGCCAGCCAGGTGCGCGATGCCCTGAGCCAGTTCGGTCATGCCGTGCTATCGGAGCGGGAGCTGGAGATCGCCCGGCTGATCCTGCGCGGGTTCTCCTCCAAGGCCATGGCCGAGCGCCTGAAGATCTCCCCGGACACCGTCAAGGTCCACCGCCGGCATCTCTACGCCAAGCTGGACATCTCCAGCCAGCCGGAGCTGTTCTCGTTGTTCATCCAGTCCCTGGGCCACGACCTGGAAAACCCCTGA
- a CDS encoding APC family permease: protein MSSPSTPDGVLKPTLSVFDVVAITVSAVTPASSVFVIAPFAIHQAGSGVFLAFVMAGLLALMFAFCYAELGRAHNSAGGEYVYAKRVFGGLAGYATFLTVLVMLLFIPPVLATGAATYLNNALGTQYDSQTVALAIVTCSYLLGILNIKLNAWITGTCLLLEVAALLVIVWLGFGNATQPVSILLQPQILDHGVLQAAPWALVIGAVGIGLFAYNGYGPAVLLAEDMKCGGRGVHKAVLWSLVLVVIIELVPLTALLIGAPSLSEMLASPDPIGYLLTSHGNETLARVVSAGIFLSVFNAIVAIVIQIGRVVFSSGRDALWTPGINRLFTRIHPRWDSPWLATLFLAVPSALLSFSSNLADLTSFSVLLIMLVYLVVALSALMSRVLLRDREHPYRMPLWPVPALLAVVGAGYLLVNLFLDASLRDIMVIIGLLALSVILYCTNGRYSPAFQKL from the coding sequence ATGAGCTCTCCCTCTACGCCCGACGGCGTATTGAAACCCACCTTGAGCGTGTTCGACGTGGTGGCTATCACCGTGTCTGCAGTGACTCCCGCCAGTTCCGTGTTCGTGATCGCCCCCTTTGCCATCCATCAGGCCGGCAGCGGCGTGTTCCTGGCCTTCGTCATGGCGGGCCTGCTAGCGCTGATGTTCGCCTTCTGTTATGCCGAGCTGGGCCGGGCCCACAACAGTGCCGGCGGCGAATACGTGTATGCCAAGCGGGTGTTCGGCGGCCTTGCCGGCTATGCCACCTTCCTGACGGTGCTGGTGATGCTGCTGTTCATCCCGCCGGTCCTGGCCACGGGTGCCGCTACCTACCTGAACAACGCCCTGGGCACTCAGTACGATTCCCAGACCGTGGCCCTGGCGATCGTCACCTGCAGCTACCTGCTGGGCATCCTCAATATCAAGCTCAATGCCTGGATCACCGGGACCTGCCTGTTGCTGGAGGTAGCGGCGTTGCTGGTGATCGTCTGGCTGGGGTTCGGCAACGCTACGCAGCCGGTGAGCATCCTGTTGCAACCGCAGATCCTCGATCATGGCGTGCTGCAAGCGGCGCCCTGGGCCCTGGTGATCGGGGCGGTGGGCATCGGCCTGTTTGCCTATAACGGCTACGGCCCGGCGGTGTTGCTGGCCGAAGACATGAAGTGCGGGGGCCGCGGGGTGCACAAGGCGGTGCTCTGGTCCCTGGTACTGGTGGTGATCATCGAGCTGGTGCCGCTCACCGCGCTGCTTATCGGCGCACCCTCTTTGAGCGAGATGCTCGCCAGCCCCGATCCGATCGGCTACCTGCTCACCAGCCATGGCAACGAAACCCTGGCCCGGGTGGTCAGCGCCGGGATCTTCCTCTCGGTGTTCAATGCCATCGTCGCCATCGTGATCCAGATCGGCCGGGTCGTCTTCAGCAGCGGCCGCGATGCCCTGTGGACACCGGGCATCAATCGTCTGTTCACCCGTATCCACCCGCGCTGGGATTCGCCCTGGCTGGCCACCTTGTTCCTGGCGGTTCCTTCGGCGCTGCTCAGTTTCAGCTCGAACCTGGCGGACCTGACGTCCTTCAGCGTGCTGCTGATCATGCTGGTGTACCTGGTGGTGGCTCTGAGCGCGCTGATGAGCCGGGTCCTGCTGCGCGATCGCGAGCATCCCTATCGCATGCCGCTGTGGCCGGTGCCGGCGCTGCTGGCGGTGGTCGGTGCCGGGTACCTGCTGGTCAATCTGTTTCTCGACGCGTCCCTGCGGGACATCATGGTAATCATCGGCTTGCTGGCACTGTCGGTGATCCTCTATTGCACCAATGGCCGGTACAGCCCGGCGTTCCAGAAATTGTAA
- a CDS encoding DmpA family aminopeptidase, protein MRAREVGISLGLGTPGPLNAITDVAGIRVGHSTLKTSIGGKQVRTGVTLIEPRAEHARLQPCFAGCHVLNGNGDATGLEWIREAGTLTTPIAITNTHSVGVVRDTLIALEREALADPSVYWCMPVVMETFDGLLNDIWGQHVGPAQVREAMSRAESGPVAEGAVGGGTGMICHEFKGGIGTASRRLPAEQGGYTVGALVQANHGKRVELRVDGYPVGRHLSEIVSPFAERGTPGMGSIIVILATDAPLLPHQCQRLAQRASIGIARTGGGTEDASGDIFLAFATGNRDLPTADYTLEESGRTTPVTMLNNDQISPLFSAAAEAVEEAIINALLAGEPMTSADGVQVPALTAQILKDALQATGWSMK, encoded by the coding sequence ATGCGAGCACGTGAAGTGGGTATCAGTCTGGGCCTGGGAACTCCCGGCCCGCTCAATGCGATTACCGATGTTGCCGGTATCCGGGTCGGCCACAGCACGCTGAAAACCAGCATCGGCGGCAAGCAGGTGCGCACTGGTGTGACGTTGATCGAGCCCCGGGCCGAGCATGCTCGTCTGCAGCCGTGTTTCGCCGGTTGCCATGTGCTCAATGGCAATGGCGATGCCACGGGCCTGGAGTGGATTCGCGAGGCTGGAACCCTGACCACGCCGATCGCCATTACCAATACCCATAGCGTGGGTGTGGTGCGCGATACGCTGATTGCCCTGGAGCGCGAGGCGCTGGCCGATCCTTCGGTGTACTGGTGCATGCCGGTGGTGATGGAGACCTTCGATGGCCTGTTGAACGATATCTGGGGCCAGCACGTGGGGCCCGCGCAAGTGCGTGAGGCCATGTCCAGGGCCGAATCCGGACCGGTCGCCGAAGGGGCGGTTGGCGGGGGCACTGGAATGATCTGCCACGAGTTCAAGGGTGGCATCGGTACCGCGTCCCGACGGCTGCCGGCGGAGCAGGGTGGCTATACCGTCGGGGCGCTGGTCCAGGCCAACCACGGCAAGCGCGTGGAGTTGCGGGTCGATGGTTATCCCGTGGGACGCCACCTGAGCGAGATCGTCTCGCCCTTCGCTGAGCGTGGCACCCCGGGCATGGGTTCGATCATCGTGATCCTGGCCACCGATGCACCGCTGTTGCCGCACCAGTGCCAACGCCTGGCCCAGCGCGCATCCATCGGCATCGCCCGCACCGGCGGTGGCACCGAGGATGCCAGCGGCGACATCTTCCTGGCCTTTGCCACAGGAAACCGGGACTTGCCCACTGCCGACTACACGCTCGAGGAATCAGGGCGGACGACGCCGGTGACGATGCTCAACAACGATCAGATCTCTCCGCTGTTCAGTGCTGCTGCCGAGGCCGTGGAGGAGGCGATCATCAATGCCCTGCTGGCCGGCGAGCCGATGACCAGTGCCGACGGTGTGCAAGTTCCGGCACTGACGGCGCAGATACTCAAGGATGCCCTGCAAGCGACGGGTTGGAGCATGAAGTAA